A genomic segment from Mobula birostris isolate sMobBir1 chromosome 31, sMobBir1.hap1, whole genome shotgun sequence encodes:
- the mn1b gene encoding transcriptional activator MN1 isoform X2, translated as MFGLNQFSRSGGQGAERNFGQAALDMSGHYKGPGFPGGGGSAMGEQGINALSEPPMLGLGMNPALGGEQYAFHTRGHSELHGAGAMPQPPPPPQPQPPPPPPPPQPQAQPQPSAAHAYFPNGHHHHHPHAHHHFSGSFCGSEPGPSCLHGGRLLGAPGYSSNPLSGQQPAFGETYDPMAENQGGGGGEAFGQQQQQQQQQQPAPGRSGNLTDYHQHHTPSSNHTPCLPLDQSPNRAASFHGLPTSSSSEAHGLEQRRLQTQPPVDSMEYNYPSDPPFDMPVFSSSESGAQLPHYGGPGRQVPSSNFPGSPALPRAPGMVSVGKVHPPQQHGAFYERFGNARKMSVGMEPGVAARNPLMQQQAGLLARQNSCPPAIPRQQQAEASAPNSSVQDNGPMLQNQHAPFEYPIQRLENRNVHPYSEPMFNIQHQANQRLQHFDAPYLNVAKRPRFDFASNHSVDSCATWSGNSLHNASLENHLSPSAYPGLPNEFSPPGPEGFPHGPPLQHPGTDQQSLQQRQNMLIMFKQMVSRNQRHRMRQSDLQHLGHHGDVNQNSMAHNSQVGTLSQPNFERESGGRMSNFDPQNPPMAQENSWFAGPHPSGDLLQRRLGGSAVATDGSPHESVQMNLPQNGSNMLFRTGGNGLGMQESMRMPGEGHVQGLHSPGMHSQFGSNMGNVSQMQSPSAGIGLPNTSTDRRGGPDFPGPQIGGQPGFPFGGPSRSANPHNNAAGVPPSPGSYPAQNEFQPNQRPSMSKIGSLSLGSFSKPGAKDSTIYGQSCLAALSTACQNMIASLGAPNLNVTFNKKNQNEGKRKLSQTEQDGGSGGPSSGGGAGVGGVGGASTGSSGNGPEYFQSNTPQSNQMGVSGNGSGKLAAPAAQNCTQGQNQPTPPECNLSPNYGLEAVPTESKGQAGRGRGRRKRDSGHVSPGNFFDKYSAENVNPVVSPGQQGQSSLGGDRGGTPQDKSLTSPSWAKGNDLLLPDQPDLMSSLDSGIQSVTKSDGSSPQVDFSDDVSNNYANEDEVSSSSDNNLSKSTRLMTSSPKLQRVEHGLKQMGHAMLNAHPNSNTTSNAGAVADSFGLSSSGSGHPGTPGMEQVRTPTSTSAQDEIHPLEILQAQIQLQRQQFSISEDQPLAMKNKKVECPGQNGDTELAACGTDNGKAAISTIDIESLMAEHNSTWYMPSDKAMMDPQDEDKQMAPWEKAKPASSNKEAHELSQNKASSVQAGTHLQCLSVHCTDDLTDSKGRSPMQTWRSLHSDISNRFGTFVAALT; from the exons AGGAGCGGAGAGAAACTTCGGCCAAGCTGCCTTGGATATGTCGGGGCATTACAAGGGCCCGGGTTTCCCCGGCGGGGGTGGCAGTGCCATGGGAGAGCAGGGGATCAACGCCCTGAGCGAGCCCCCGATGCTGGGGCTGGGCATGAACCCGGCTTTGGGCGGTGAGCAGTACGCCTTCCACACCCGGGGCCACTCGGAGCTGCACGGGGCCGGGGCCATGCCCCAGCCGCCGCCTCCCCCCCAGCCGCAgcctcctccacctcctcctcccccccagcCCCAGGCTCAACCCCAGCCCTCGGCAGCCCACGCCTACTTCCCCAACGGGCACCACCATCACCACCCGCACGCCCACCACCACTTCAGCGGTAGCTTCTGCGGATCTGAACCCGGTCCTTCCTGCCTCCACGGGGGGCGGCTCCTGGGGGCGCCCGGCTACAGCAGTAACCCTTTGAGCGGACAGCAGCCTGCCTTCGGAGAAACTTACGACCCCATGGCCGAGAACCAAGGTGGCGGGGGAGGCGAGGCGTTTGGACAACAGcaacaacagcagcagcagcagcagcccgCCCCAGGGAGATCAGGGAACCTGACGGACTACCACCAGCACCATACCCCGTCATCTAATCACACGCCTTGTCTACCTCTGGACCAGTCCCCCAACCGCGCTGCCTCTTTCCATGGTCTTCCAACCTCTTCCTCATCCGAGGCACACGGACTGGAGCAGAGGCGCCTGCAGACCCAGCCGCCTGTGGACTCGATGGAATACAACTACCCGAGCGACCCTCCCTTTGACATGCCGGTCTTTTCCTCCTCGGAGTCCGGCGCACAACTCCCTCACTACGGCGGCCCCGGCAGGCAGGTGCCCAGCAGTAACTTTCCCGGCAGCCCCGCCTTGCCCAGGGCGCCGGGCATGGTGAGCGTGGGGAAAGTCCACCCTCCACAGCAGCATGGTGCGTTTTACGAGAGGTTTGGGAATGCTCGGAAGATGTCTGTGGGCATGGAGCCCGGGGTCGCTGCCAGGAATCCTCTAATGCAGCAACAGGCGGGTCTGCTTGCACGGCAGAACTCTTGCCCCCCAGCGATACCTAGGCAACAGCAAGCGGAGGCCAGCGCTCCTAACTCCAGCGTGCAGGACAATGGGCCGATGCTGCAGAATCAGCACGCTCCGTTTGAATACCCGATTCAGAGACTTGAGAACAGAAATGTCCACCCTTACAGCGAGCCAATGTTCAACATTCAACATCAGGCTAACCAGAGGCTGCAGCATTTTGACGCCCCGTACCTCAACGTGGCGAAGCGGCCCAGGTTTGACTTTGCCAGTAACCACAGCGTGGACAGTTGTGCGACTTGGAGTGGTAACAGTTTGCATAACGCGAGTTTGGAAAACCATTTGTCGCCGTCTGCCTACCCCGGACTGCCCAATGAGTTTTCACCCCCTGGCCCAGAAGGCTTCCCCCACGGTCCCCCTCTTCAGCACCCGGGGACCGACCAGCAGTCCTTACAGCAGCGCCAGAACATGCTGATAATGTTTAAGCAAATGGTGTCGCGGAACCAGCGGCACCGAATGAGGCAATCCGATCTCCAGCATCTGGGCCACCATGGAGATGTCAATCAAAACAGCATGGCGCACAACAGCCAAGTGGGAACGCTGTCCCAGCCGAACTTTGAGCGGGAAAGCGGCGGCAGGATGTCGAATTTTGATCCTCAGAATCCACCCATGGCCCAGGAGAACTCGTGGTTTGCGGGCCCGCACCCTTCTGGGGACCTGCTGCAGAGAAGGCTCGGTGGGTCCGCTGTGGCTACTGACGGCAGCCCCCACGAATCTGTCCAGATGAACCTGCCGCAGAATGGGTCAAATATGTTATTCAGGACAGGTGGGAACGGACTGGGTATGCAGGAGTCAATGAGAATGCCAGGCGAGGGACATGTACAGGGTTTGCACTCTCCTGGGATGCACTCTCAGTTTGGCAGCAATATGGGCAATGTCTCTCAAATGCAGTCCCCCAGTGCGGGCATCGGCCTGCCTAACACCTCAACCGATAGAAGAGGAGGCCCCGACTTCCCTGGGCCCCAAATTGGCGGGCAGCCGGGCTTTCCGTTTGGGGGCCCAAGTAGATCCGCTAACCCGCACAACAACGCAGCGGGCGTACCTCCATCCCCCGGCAGTTACCCGGCCCAGAACGAATTCCAGCCCAACCAGCGCCCCTCCATGAGCAAGATCGGCTCCCTGTCCTTGGGCTCCTTCAGTAAGCCGGGTGCTAAGGACAGCACCATTTATGGTCAGAGTTGCCTCGCCGCCCTCTCCACTGCCTGCCAGAACATGATTGCGAGTCTGGGAGCCCCGAATCTCAATGTCACATTCAACAAGAAAAACCAGAACGAAGGGAAACGCAAACTTAGTCAAACCGAGCAGGATGGTGGGAGCGGAGGCCCGAGCAGCGGTGGTGGGGCCGGTGTTGGGGGCGTCGGTGGCGCCTCCACTGGGAGCTCTGGGAACGGTCCCGAATACTTCCAGAGCAACACGCCTCAAAGCAACCAGATGGGGGTATCCGGTAACGGGAGCGGCAAACTGGCCGCCCCAGcggcccaaaactgcacgcaggGCCAGAACCAGCCCACACCGCCCGAATGCAACCTCTCCCCAAACTATGGGCTGGAGGCCGTTCCAACTGAGAGCAAAGGACAGgccgggagagggagagggaggaggaaaaGAGACAGTGGCCACGTTAGCCCAGGGAACTTCTTTGACAAGTATTCAGCGGAGAATGTGAATCCAGTGGTCAGTCCCGGGCAACAGGGTCAGTCCTCACTCGGCGGAGATCGAGGTGGGACCCCGCAGGATAAGTCCCTCACCTCGCCATCCTGGGCTAAGGGGAATGACCTGCTACTCCCAGACCAACCCGACCTCATGTCTTCCCTGGACAGTGGGATTCAAAGCGTGACAAAGTCCGATGGCAGTTCACCCCAGGTCGACTTCTCGGACGATGTCAGCAACAATTATGCGAACGAGGACGAGGTGTCATCGAGTTCTGACAACAACCTATCCAAATCCACGCGGTTAATGACCAGTTCCCCCAAACTGCAACGGGTTGAGCACGGCCTGAAACAGATGGGTCACGCCATGCTCAATGCACATCCCAACAGCAACACTACCTCTAATGCGGGCGCTGTCGCTGACAGCTTCGGGCTCAGCAGCAGCGGGAGTGGGCACCCGGGCACTCCCGGGATGGAGCAGGTCCGAACTCCAACCAGCACGTCAGCGCAGGACGAGATTCACCCGCTGGAAATCCTGCAAGCACAGATCCAGCTGCAGCGGCAACAGTTCAGCATATCCGAAGACCAGCCCCTCGCAATGAAGAACAAAAAGGTCGAGTGCCCCGGTCAGAACGGGGACACAGAACTGGCCGCTTGCGGCACGGACAATGGCAAAGCTGCCATCAGCACGATAGACATTGAGTCACTGATGGCAGAGCATAACTCTACCTGGTACATGCCTAGCGACAAGGCCATGATGGATCCACAGGATGAAGACAAGCAAATGGCACCTTGGGAAAAGGCCAAACCCGCAAGTTCCAACAAAGAAG CCCACGAGCTTTCCCAGAACAAGGCTTCATCAGTCCAGGCTGGCACCCACTTGCAGTGCCTGTCAGTTCACTGCACAGACGACCTTACTGACTCTAAGGGCCGGAGCCCTATGCAAACTTGGAGATCTTTGCATTCGGACATCTCTAATCGATTTGGGACATTCGTGGCTGCTTTGACCTGA
- the mn1b gene encoding transcriptional activator MN1 isoform X4, translating to MFGLNQFSRSGGQGAERNFGQAALDMSGHYKGPGFPGGGGSAMGEQGINALSEPPMLGLGMNPALGGEQYAFHTRGHSELHGAGAMPQPPPPPQPQPPPPPPPPQPQAQPQPSAAHAYFPNGHHHHHPHAHHHFSGSFCGSEPGPSCLHGGRLLGAPGYSSNPLSGQQPAFGETYDPMAENQGGGGGEAFGQQQQQQQQQQPAPGRSGNLTDYHQHHTPSSNHTPCLPLDQSPNRAASFHGLPTSSSSEAHGLEQRRLQTQPPVDSMEYNYPSDPPFDMPVFSSSESGAQLPHYGGPGRQVPSSNFPGSPALPRAPGMVSVGKVHPPQQHGAFYERFGNARKMSVGMEPGVAARNPLMQQQAGLLARQNSCPPAIPRQQQAEASAPNSSVQDNGPMLQNQHAPFEYPIQRLENRNVHPYSEPMFNIQHQANQRLQHFDAPYLNVAKRPRFDFASNHSVDSCATWSGNSLHNASLENHLSPSAYPGLPNEFSPPGPEGFPHGPPLQHPGTDQQSLQQRQNMLIMFKQMVSRNQRHRMRQSDLQHLGHHGDVNQNSMAHNSQVGTLSQPNFERESGGRMSNFDPQNPPMAQENSWFAGPHPSGDLLQRRLGGSAVATDGSPHESVQMNLPQNGSNMLFRTGGNGLGMQESMRMPGEGHVQGLHSPGMHSQFGSNMGNVSQMQSPSAGIGLPNTSTDRRGGPDFPGPQIGGQPGFPFGGPSRSANPHNNAAGVPPSPGSYPAQNEFQPNQRPSMSKIGSLSLGSFSKPGAKDSTIYGQSCLAALSTACQNMIASLGAPNLNVTFNKKNQNEGKRKLSQTEQDGGSGGPSSGGGAGVGGVGGASTGSSGNGPEYFQSNTPQSNQMGVSGNGSGKLAAPAAQNCTQGQNQPTPPECNLSPNYGLEAVPTESKGQAGRGRGRRKRDSGHVSPGNFFDKYSAENVNPVVSPGQQGQSSLGGDRGGTPQDKSLTSPSWAKGNDLLLPDQPDLMSSLDSGIQSVTKSDGSSPQVDFSDDVSNNYANEDEVSSSSDNNLSKSTRLMTSSPKLQRVEHGLKQMGHAMLNAHPNSNTTSNAGAVADSFGLSSSGSGHPGTPGMEQVRTPTSTSAQDEIHPLEILQAQIQLQRQQFSISEDQPLAMKNKKVECPGQNGDTELAACGTDNGKAAISTIDIESLMAEHNSTWYMPSDKAMMDPQDEDKQMAPWEKAKPASSNKEDAVLHEDS from the exons AGGAGCGGAGAGAAACTTCGGCCAAGCTGCCTTGGATATGTCGGGGCATTACAAGGGCCCGGGTTTCCCCGGCGGGGGTGGCAGTGCCATGGGAGAGCAGGGGATCAACGCCCTGAGCGAGCCCCCGATGCTGGGGCTGGGCATGAACCCGGCTTTGGGCGGTGAGCAGTACGCCTTCCACACCCGGGGCCACTCGGAGCTGCACGGGGCCGGGGCCATGCCCCAGCCGCCGCCTCCCCCCCAGCCGCAgcctcctccacctcctcctcccccccagcCCCAGGCTCAACCCCAGCCCTCGGCAGCCCACGCCTACTTCCCCAACGGGCACCACCATCACCACCCGCACGCCCACCACCACTTCAGCGGTAGCTTCTGCGGATCTGAACCCGGTCCTTCCTGCCTCCACGGGGGGCGGCTCCTGGGGGCGCCCGGCTACAGCAGTAACCCTTTGAGCGGACAGCAGCCTGCCTTCGGAGAAACTTACGACCCCATGGCCGAGAACCAAGGTGGCGGGGGAGGCGAGGCGTTTGGACAACAGcaacaacagcagcagcagcagcagcccgCCCCAGGGAGATCAGGGAACCTGACGGACTACCACCAGCACCATACCCCGTCATCTAATCACACGCCTTGTCTACCTCTGGACCAGTCCCCCAACCGCGCTGCCTCTTTCCATGGTCTTCCAACCTCTTCCTCATCCGAGGCACACGGACTGGAGCAGAGGCGCCTGCAGACCCAGCCGCCTGTGGACTCGATGGAATACAACTACCCGAGCGACCCTCCCTTTGACATGCCGGTCTTTTCCTCCTCGGAGTCCGGCGCACAACTCCCTCACTACGGCGGCCCCGGCAGGCAGGTGCCCAGCAGTAACTTTCCCGGCAGCCCCGCCTTGCCCAGGGCGCCGGGCATGGTGAGCGTGGGGAAAGTCCACCCTCCACAGCAGCATGGTGCGTTTTACGAGAGGTTTGGGAATGCTCGGAAGATGTCTGTGGGCATGGAGCCCGGGGTCGCTGCCAGGAATCCTCTAATGCAGCAACAGGCGGGTCTGCTTGCACGGCAGAACTCTTGCCCCCCAGCGATACCTAGGCAACAGCAAGCGGAGGCCAGCGCTCCTAACTCCAGCGTGCAGGACAATGGGCCGATGCTGCAGAATCAGCACGCTCCGTTTGAATACCCGATTCAGAGACTTGAGAACAGAAATGTCCACCCTTACAGCGAGCCAATGTTCAACATTCAACATCAGGCTAACCAGAGGCTGCAGCATTTTGACGCCCCGTACCTCAACGTGGCGAAGCGGCCCAGGTTTGACTTTGCCAGTAACCACAGCGTGGACAGTTGTGCGACTTGGAGTGGTAACAGTTTGCATAACGCGAGTTTGGAAAACCATTTGTCGCCGTCTGCCTACCCCGGACTGCCCAATGAGTTTTCACCCCCTGGCCCAGAAGGCTTCCCCCACGGTCCCCCTCTTCAGCACCCGGGGACCGACCAGCAGTCCTTACAGCAGCGCCAGAACATGCTGATAATGTTTAAGCAAATGGTGTCGCGGAACCAGCGGCACCGAATGAGGCAATCCGATCTCCAGCATCTGGGCCACCATGGAGATGTCAATCAAAACAGCATGGCGCACAACAGCCAAGTGGGAACGCTGTCCCAGCCGAACTTTGAGCGGGAAAGCGGCGGCAGGATGTCGAATTTTGATCCTCAGAATCCACCCATGGCCCAGGAGAACTCGTGGTTTGCGGGCCCGCACCCTTCTGGGGACCTGCTGCAGAGAAGGCTCGGTGGGTCCGCTGTGGCTACTGACGGCAGCCCCCACGAATCTGTCCAGATGAACCTGCCGCAGAATGGGTCAAATATGTTATTCAGGACAGGTGGGAACGGACTGGGTATGCAGGAGTCAATGAGAATGCCAGGCGAGGGACATGTACAGGGTTTGCACTCTCCTGGGATGCACTCTCAGTTTGGCAGCAATATGGGCAATGTCTCTCAAATGCAGTCCCCCAGTGCGGGCATCGGCCTGCCTAACACCTCAACCGATAGAAGAGGAGGCCCCGACTTCCCTGGGCCCCAAATTGGCGGGCAGCCGGGCTTTCCGTTTGGGGGCCCAAGTAGATCCGCTAACCCGCACAACAACGCAGCGGGCGTACCTCCATCCCCCGGCAGTTACCCGGCCCAGAACGAATTCCAGCCCAACCAGCGCCCCTCCATGAGCAAGATCGGCTCCCTGTCCTTGGGCTCCTTCAGTAAGCCGGGTGCTAAGGACAGCACCATTTATGGTCAGAGTTGCCTCGCCGCCCTCTCCACTGCCTGCCAGAACATGATTGCGAGTCTGGGAGCCCCGAATCTCAATGTCACATTCAACAAGAAAAACCAGAACGAAGGGAAACGCAAACTTAGTCAAACCGAGCAGGATGGTGGGAGCGGAGGCCCGAGCAGCGGTGGTGGGGCCGGTGTTGGGGGCGTCGGTGGCGCCTCCACTGGGAGCTCTGGGAACGGTCCCGAATACTTCCAGAGCAACACGCCTCAAAGCAACCAGATGGGGGTATCCGGTAACGGGAGCGGCAAACTGGCCGCCCCAGcggcccaaaactgcacgcaggGCCAGAACCAGCCCACACCGCCCGAATGCAACCTCTCCCCAAACTATGGGCTGGAGGCCGTTCCAACTGAGAGCAAAGGACAGgccgggagagggagagggaggaggaaaaGAGACAGTGGCCACGTTAGCCCAGGGAACTTCTTTGACAAGTATTCAGCGGAGAATGTGAATCCAGTGGTCAGTCCCGGGCAACAGGGTCAGTCCTCACTCGGCGGAGATCGAGGTGGGACCCCGCAGGATAAGTCCCTCACCTCGCCATCCTGGGCTAAGGGGAATGACCTGCTACTCCCAGACCAACCCGACCTCATGTCTTCCCTGGACAGTGGGATTCAAAGCGTGACAAAGTCCGATGGCAGTTCACCCCAGGTCGACTTCTCGGACGATGTCAGCAACAATTATGCGAACGAGGACGAGGTGTCATCGAGTTCTGACAACAACCTATCCAAATCCACGCGGTTAATGACCAGTTCCCCCAAACTGCAACGGGTTGAGCACGGCCTGAAACAGATGGGTCACGCCATGCTCAATGCACATCCCAACAGCAACACTACCTCTAATGCGGGCGCTGTCGCTGACAGCTTCGGGCTCAGCAGCAGCGGGAGTGGGCACCCGGGCACTCCCGGGATGGAGCAGGTCCGAACTCCAACCAGCACGTCAGCGCAGGACGAGATTCACCCGCTGGAAATCCTGCAAGCACAGATCCAGCTGCAGCGGCAACAGTTCAGCATATCCGAAGACCAGCCCCTCGCAATGAAGAACAAAAAGGTCGAGTGCCCCGGTCAGAACGGGGACACAGAACTGGCCGCTTGCGGCACGGACAATGGCAAAGCTGCCATCAGCACGATAGACATTGAGTCACTGATGGCAGAGCATAACTCTACCTGGTACATGCCTAGCGACAAGGCCATGATGGATCCACAGGATGAAGACAAGCAAATGGCACCTTGGGAAAAGGCCAAACCCGCAAGTTCCAACAAAGAAG ATGCCGTTCTCCACGAGGACAGCTGA
- the mn1b gene encoding transcriptional activator MN1 isoform X1 translates to MFGLNQFSRSGGQGAERNFGQAALDMSGHYKGPGFPGGGGSAMGEQGINALSEPPMLGLGMNPALGGEQYAFHTRGHSELHGAGAMPQPPPPPQPQPPPPPPPPQPQAQPQPSAAHAYFPNGHHHHHPHAHHHFSGSFCGSEPGPSCLHGGRLLGAPGYSSNPLSGQQPAFGETYDPMAENQGGGGGEAFGQQQQQQQQQQPAPGRSGNLTDYHQHHTPSSNHTPCLPLDQSPNRAASFHGLPTSSSSEAHGLEQRRLQTQPPVDSMEYNYPSDPPFDMPVFSSSESGAQLPHYGGPGRQVPSSNFPGSPALPRAPGMVSVGKVHPPQQHGAFYERFGNARKMSVGMEPGVAARNPLMQQQAGLLARQNSCPPAIPRQQQAEASAPNSSVQDNGPMLQNQHAPFEYPIQRLENRNVHPYSEPMFNIQHQANQRLQHFDAPYLNVAKRPRFDFASNHSVDSCATWSGNSLHNASLENHLSPSAYPGLPNEFSPPGPEGFPHGPPLQHPGTDQQSLQQRQNMLIMFKQMVSRNQRHRMRQSDLQHLGHHGDVNQNSMAHNSQVGTLSQPNFERESGGRMSNFDPQNPPMAQENSWFAGPHPSGDLLQRRLGGSAVATDGSPHESVQMNLPQNGSNMLFRTGGNGLGMQESMRMPGEGHVQGLHSPGMHSQFGSNMGNVSQMQSPSAGIGLPNTSTDRRGGPDFPGPQIGGQPGFPFGGPSRSANPHNNAAGVPPSPGSYPAQNEFQPNQRPSMSKIGSLSLGSFSKPGAKDSTIYGQSCLAALSTACQNMIASLGAPNLNVTFNKKNQNEGKRKLSQTEQDGGSGGPSSGGGAGVGGVGGASTGSSGNGPEYFQSNTPQSNQMGVSGNGSGKLAAPAAQNCTQGQNQPTPPECNLSPNYGLEAVPTESKGQAGRGRGRRKRDSGHVSPGNFFDKYSAENVNPVVSPGQQGQSSLGGDRGGTPQDKSLTSPSWAKGNDLLLPDQPDLMSSLDSGIQSVTKSDGSSPQVDFSDDVSNNYANEDEVSSSSDNNLSKSTRLMTSSPKLQRVEHGLKQMGHAMLNAHPNSNTTSNAGAVADSFGLSSSGSGHPGTPGMEQVRTPTSTSAQDEIHPLEILQAQIQLQRQQFSISEDQPLAMKNKKVECPGQNGDTELAACGTDNGKAAISTIDIESLMAEHNSTWYMPSDKAMMDPQDEDKQMAPWEKAKPASSNKEAQDNSQSKALMGPVGSHSQHLSVHSTDLMDSKPQSPVQSWMASHSDISYRAGTFAAALTCI, encoded by the coding sequence AGGAGCGGAGAGAAACTTCGGCCAAGCTGCCTTGGATATGTCGGGGCATTACAAGGGCCCGGGTTTCCCCGGCGGGGGTGGCAGTGCCATGGGAGAGCAGGGGATCAACGCCCTGAGCGAGCCCCCGATGCTGGGGCTGGGCATGAACCCGGCTTTGGGCGGTGAGCAGTACGCCTTCCACACCCGGGGCCACTCGGAGCTGCACGGGGCCGGGGCCATGCCCCAGCCGCCGCCTCCCCCCCAGCCGCAgcctcctccacctcctcctcccccccagcCCCAGGCTCAACCCCAGCCCTCGGCAGCCCACGCCTACTTCCCCAACGGGCACCACCATCACCACCCGCACGCCCACCACCACTTCAGCGGTAGCTTCTGCGGATCTGAACCCGGTCCTTCCTGCCTCCACGGGGGGCGGCTCCTGGGGGCGCCCGGCTACAGCAGTAACCCTTTGAGCGGACAGCAGCCTGCCTTCGGAGAAACTTACGACCCCATGGCCGAGAACCAAGGTGGCGGGGGAGGCGAGGCGTTTGGACAACAGcaacaacagcagcagcagcagcagcccgCCCCAGGGAGATCAGGGAACCTGACGGACTACCACCAGCACCATACCCCGTCATCTAATCACACGCCTTGTCTACCTCTGGACCAGTCCCCCAACCGCGCTGCCTCTTTCCATGGTCTTCCAACCTCTTCCTCATCCGAGGCACACGGACTGGAGCAGAGGCGCCTGCAGACCCAGCCGCCTGTGGACTCGATGGAATACAACTACCCGAGCGACCCTCCCTTTGACATGCCGGTCTTTTCCTCCTCGGAGTCCGGCGCACAACTCCCTCACTACGGCGGCCCCGGCAGGCAGGTGCCCAGCAGTAACTTTCCCGGCAGCCCCGCCTTGCCCAGGGCGCCGGGCATGGTGAGCGTGGGGAAAGTCCACCCTCCACAGCAGCATGGTGCGTTTTACGAGAGGTTTGGGAATGCTCGGAAGATGTCTGTGGGCATGGAGCCCGGGGTCGCTGCCAGGAATCCTCTAATGCAGCAACAGGCGGGTCTGCTTGCACGGCAGAACTCTTGCCCCCCAGCGATACCTAGGCAACAGCAAGCGGAGGCCAGCGCTCCTAACTCCAGCGTGCAGGACAATGGGCCGATGCTGCAGAATCAGCACGCTCCGTTTGAATACCCGATTCAGAGACTTGAGAACAGAAATGTCCACCCTTACAGCGAGCCAATGTTCAACATTCAACATCAGGCTAACCAGAGGCTGCAGCATTTTGACGCCCCGTACCTCAACGTGGCGAAGCGGCCCAGGTTTGACTTTGCCAGTAACCACAGCGTGGACAGTTGTGCGACTTGGAGTGGTAACAGTTTGCATAACGCGAGTTTGGAAAACCATTTGTCGCCGTCTGCCTACCCCGGACTGCCCAATGAGTTTTCACCCCCTGGCCCAGAAGGCTTCCCCCACGGTCCCCCTCTTCAGCACCCGGGGACCGACCAGCAGTCCTTACAGCAGCGCCAGAACATGCTGATAATGTTTAAGCAAATGGTGTCGCGGAACCAGCGGCACCGAATGAGGCAATCCGATCTCCAGCATCTGGGCCACCATGGAGATGTCAATCAAAACAGCATGGCGCACAACAGCCAAGTGGGAACGCTGTCCCAGCCGAACTTTGAGCGGGAAAGCGGCGGCAGGATGTCGAATTTTGATCCTCAGAATCCACCCATGGCCCAGGAGAACTCGTGGTTTGCGGGCCCGCACCCTTCTGGGGACCTGCTGCAGAGAAGGCTCGGTGGGTCCGCTGTGGCTACTGACGGCAGCCCCCACGAATCTGTCCAGATGAACCTGCCGCAGAATGGGTCAAATATGTTATTCAGGACAGGTGGGAACGGACTGGGTATGCAGGAGTCAATGAGAATGCCAGGCGAGGGACATGTACAGGGTTTGCACTCTCCTGGGATGCACTCTCAGTTTGGCAGCAATATGGGCAATGTCTCTCAAATGCAGTCCCCCAGTGCGGGCATCGGCCTGCCTAACACCTCAACCGATAGAAGAGGAGGCCCCGACTTCCCTGGGCCCCAAATTGGCGGGCAGCCGGGCTTTCCGTTTGGGGGCCCAAGTAGATCCGCTAACCCGCACAACAACGCAGCGGGCGTACCTCCATCCCCCGGCAGTTACCCGGCCCAGAACGAATTCCAGCCCAACCAGCGCCCCTCCATGAGCAAGATCGGCTCCCTGTCCTTGGGCTCCTTCAGTAAGCCGGGTGCTAAGGACAGCACCATTTATGGTCAGAGTTGCCTCGCCGCCCTCTCCACTGCCTGCCAGAACATGATTGCGAGTCTGGGAGCCCCGAATCTCAATGTCACATTCAACAAGAAAAACCAGAACGAAGGGAAACGCAAACTTAGTCAAACCGAGCAGGATGGTGGGAGCGGAGGCCCGAGCAGCGGTGGTGGGGCCGGTGTTGGGGGCGTCGGTGGCGCCTCCACTGGGAGCTCTGGGAACGGTCCCGAATACTTCCAGAGCAACACGCCTCAAAGCAACCAGATGGGGGTATCCGGTAACGGGAGCGGCAAACTGGCCGCCCCAGcggcccaaaactgcacgcaggGCCAGAACCAGCCCACACCGCCCGAATGCAACCTCTCCCCAAACTATGGGCTGGAGGCCGTTCCAACTGAGAGCAAAGGACAGgccgggagagggagagggaggaggaaaaGAGACAGTGGCCACGTTAGCCCAGGGAACTTCTTTGACAAGTATTCAGCGGAGAATGTGAATCCAGTGGTCAGTCCCGGGCAACAGGGTCAGTCCTCACTCGGCGGAGATCGAGGTGGGACCCCGCAGGATAAGTCCCTCACCTCGCCATCCTGGGCTAAGGGGAATGACCTGCTACTCCCAGACCAACCCGACCTCATGTCTTCCCTGGACAGTGGGATTCAAAGCGTGACAAAGTCCGATGGCAGTTCACCCCAGGTCGACTTCTCGGACGATGTCAGCAACAATTATGCGAACGAGGACGAGGTGTCATCGAGTTCTGACAACAACCTATCCAAATCCACGCGGTTAATGACCAGTTCCCCCAAACTGCAACGGGTTGAGCACGGCCTGAAACAGATGGGTCACGCCATGCTCAATGCACATCCCAACAGCAACACTACCTCTAATGCGGGCGCTGTCGCTGACAGCTTCGGGCTCAGCAGCAGCGGGAGTGGGCACCCGGGCACTCCCGGGATGGAGCAGGTCCGAACTCCAACCAGCACGTCAGCGCAGGACGAGATTCACCCGCTGGAAATCCTGCAAGCACAGATCCAGCTGCAGCGGCAACAGTTCAGCATATCCGAAGACCAGCCCCTCGCAATGAAGAACAAAAAGGTCGAGTGCCCCGGTCAGAACGGGGACACAGAACTGGCCGCTTGCGGCACGGACAATGGCAAAGCTGCCATCAGCACGATAGACATTGAGTCACTGATGGCAGAGCATAACTCTACCTGGTACATGCCTAGCGACAAGGCCATGATGGATCCACAGGATGAAGACAAGCAAATGGCACCTTGGGAAAAGGCCAAACCCGCAAGTTCCAACAAAGAAG